A single window of Caldicellulosiruptor bescii DSM 6725 DNA harbors:
- a CDS encoding FTR1 family protein: MVQGFIIAFREVFEIILVVAVMIGVIQKLNQKDLLKSMNIGLVLGIVLSALLGIIVFAFYESLEESFEGVEVALKALLVILITWFLVLAIKYQKRDLKQQTYEKVVNFKKYSYGIFLLSLVNVLREGAELVIFSLASFSKDKSLTLFYGIGLGIFAAVLLGYFVFKLSNRINIRLFFIATTLILVIVSSEVLKDLVEEILKEGLKTQNEVIPTVLSFVYILVFLVLMIRSNIISKQKTE, translated from the coding sequence ATGGTTCAGGGATTTATAATTGCTTTTAGAGAGGTTTTTGAGATAATTCTTGTAGTTGCTGTGATGATTGGGGTTATTCAAAAGCTTAACCAAAAGGATTTACTAAAGAGTATGAATATTGGGCTGGTATTAGGGATTGTTTTAAGTGCATTGCTTGGTATTATTGTATTTGCCTTTTATGAGAGCTTGGAAGAGTCCTTTGAGGGAGTTGAGGTAGCATTAAAAGCTTTACTGGTGATTTTAATTACGTGGTTTTTAGTTTTAGCTATTAAATATCAAAAAAGGGATTTAAAACAGCAGACTTATGAAAAGGTTGTTAATTTCAAAAAATATTCATATGGAATTTTTCTCCTATCTCTTGTAAATGTTCTGCGAGAAGGAGCGGAACTGGTGATATTTTCATTGGCTTCATTTTCCAAGGATAAATCTTTAACTTTATTCTACGGGATTGGTTTGGGGATATTTGCAGCTGTGCTTTTGGGATACTTTGTATTTAAGCTTTCTAATAGAATAAATATAAGACTCTTTTTCATTGCTACAACATTAATTTTAGTGATTGTTTCGTCTGAAGTTTTAAAAGACTTGGTTGAAGAGATTCTTAAAGAAGGGTTAAAAACTCAAAATGAGGTTATTCCTACTGTTCTTAGCTTTGTATATATTTTGGTATTCTTAGTCCTGATGATAAGGTCAAATATCATTTCAAAGCAGAAAACAGAGTAA
- a CDS encoding FmdB family zinc ribbon protein gives MPFYDLRCKECGEEFNIRASIKERENKEIECPNCHSHELEAVFKSVNIISSSKSSDSGYSCTSGCCGGSCGF, from the coding sequence ATGCCATTCTATGATTTGAGATGCAAAGAATGCGGTGAGGAGTTCAATATCAGAGCATCTATTAAAGAGAGGGAAAACAAAGAGATTGAATGTCCAAACTGCCACAGTCATGAGCTTGAGGCAGTTTTTAAAAGCGTGAATATCATCTCATCCTCGAAGTCTTCTGATAGTGGCTATTCTTGTACAAGTGGATGTTGTGGAGGTTCCTGTGGATTCTAA
- a CDS encoding DUF6036 family nucleotidyltransferase, with the protein MHEREALFNLLKDAEKIAKVLQIRPFSLYLLGGSACILGEYLDRATRDFDILDLNYPSEIGKVLRFLGDFDLLEYESTPIAPSFKERAKKLDGFEYIRVYIPSKEDIVVSKIIRLDEKDIEDINKLILSCNKELINKIIEEILNRKDFFETKKKRFLEKLEIFRVIYDV; encoded by the coding sequence ATGCATGAAAGAGAAGCTCTTTTTAATCTTTTAAAGGATGCCGAAAAGATTGCAAAAGTCCTGCAAATTAGACCATTTTCGTTATACCTTTTAGGCGGATCTGCATGTATTTTGGGTGAATATTTAGACAGAGCCACCCGCGATTTTGATATTTTAGATTTGAATTATCCTTCTGAAATTGGAAAAGTCCTCAGGTTTCTCGGAGATTTTGACCTTCTTGAATATGAAAGCACTCCAATAGCACCATCGTTTAAAGAAAGAGCAAAAAAGCTTGACGGCTTTGAATATATAAGAGTTTATATTCCTTCAAAAGAAGATATAGTGGTAAGTAAAATTATTAGGCTTGATGAAAAAGATATTGAGGATATAAATAAATTAATACTATCATGTAATAAAGAATTAATAAACAAAATAATTGAAGAAATATTAAATAGAAAAGACTTTTTTGAAACAAAAAAGAAAAGGTTTTTAGAAAAACTTGAAATATTTAGGGTGATATATGATGTATAG
- a CDS encoding NAD(P)/FAD-dependent oxidoreductase — MIVLKYTLYGYNNIGVKLKMIYDCAVIGAGPAGLSAAINLAQTNRSVVVFSTKEEDSSIYRAPEVNNYLGFHGVTGKELLQAFYDHAKKMGVEVVHKKVINFYKSGDIFTINANNEFFEAYSVILAIGTPKKTLLENEGEFVGQGISYCAVCDGMLYRGRTIAVIGEAIEAEEEAEYLSELAKKLYYIPLYKKNEFHFKDNVEVILSRPKGVYGEDFVNALELENRILNVDGIFIIRKTMPADQLIYGLEFAEDGHIKVDSKMQTSIEGLFAAGDCTGRPYQVAKAVGEGQIAGLSASTYVKMVKGKQK, encoded by the coding sequence ATGATAGTTTTAAAATATACCCTGTATGGGTATAATAATATAGGGGTGAAGTTGAAGATGATTTATGATTGTGCGGTGATTGGAGCAGGACCAGCGGGCTTATCTGCTGCCATAAATCTTGCTCAGACAAACAGGAGTGTTGTTGTGTTTTCAACAAAAGAAGAAGACTCAAGTATCTACAGGGCACCTGAAGTGAACAACTATCTGGGGTTTCATGGTGTAACAGGAAAAGAGCTTTTGCAGGCGTTTTATGATCATGCCAAAAAGATGGGTGTTGAGGTTGTGCACAAGAAGGTTATAAACTTCTACAAATCAGGTGACATTTTCACGATAAATGCAAACAACGAGTTTTTTGAGGCGTACTCTGTCATTTTAGCAATTGGCACACCAAAGAAGACTTTGTTGGAAAATGAGGGCGAATTTGTAGGTCAGGGGATTTCCTATTGTGCTGTTTGCGATGGGATGCTCTACAGGGGAAGAACCATCGCAGTTATTGGAGAGGCTATTGAAGCTGAAGAAGAGGCTGAGTACTTGTCTGAGCTTGCAAAAAAACTGTACTATATTCCCCTTTATAAAAAGAATGAGTTTCATTTCAAAGACAATGTTGAGGTTATTTTGTCACGCCCAAAAGGCGTGTATGGGGAAGACTTTGTAAATGCATTAGAGCTTGAAAACAGAATATTGAATGTTGACGGAATATTTATAATAAGAAAAACTATGCCGGCTGACCAGCTAATTTATGGTCTTGAGTTTGCAGAAGATGGGCACATAAAAGTTGATAGCAAGATGCAAACATCAATTGAAGGGCTTTTTGCAGCAGGAGACTGTACAGGACGTCCTTATCAAGTTGCAAAGGCTGTCGGTGAGGGTCAGATTGCTGGGCTTTCAGCCTCAACATATGTGAAGATGGTAAAAGGAAAGCAAAAGTAA
- a CDS encoding cyclic-di-AMP receptor: protein MKLVLAIVSEVDKNKLNLALIENGVPATIIYSTGGFLNRGTVTFMIGAEDDRLDEVIELIKKNVSERKEVSKSTLPPALQSLFFVSKQKIEQGGAVIFVLDIENFLKV from the coding sequence ATGAAATTAGTTTTAGCCATTGTATCAGAAGTAGATAAAAATAAACTAAACCTTGCACTTATTGAAAATGGTGTTCCTGCAACAATTATCTATTCAACCGGCGGTTTTTTGAATAGGGGCACTGTTACATTCATGATAGGTGCAGAAGATGATAGGCTTGATGAGGTGATTGAGCTTATAAAAAAGAACGTGTCAGAAAGGAAAGAGGTTTCAAAATCTACTTTGCCACCTGCTTTGCAGAGCCTGTTTTTTGTAAGCAAGCAGAAGATTGAACAAGGCGGAGCGGTGATTTTTGTGTTAGACATTGAAAACTTCTTGAAAGTTTGA
- a CDS encoding ABC transporter ATP-binding protein: MLEIFDLHVEVGSKEILKGVSLTIPDGETHILFGPNGSGKTTLMMSIMGLPKYKITSGKIIFNGIDITYMPTHERAKLGIGMMFQKPPAIRGVELQKLSEIIKSIRNTDADIQEYARILNLEEHLSREVNYGFSGGEMKRSELLQLLCQKPSLVLLDEPESGVDLDNINLLGNVIKKLLKGEKIKKRHTSGLIVTHTGYILEYVNADKGHILMDGKIVCSGSAEDLFEEIRQNGFGRCENCLQDTI, translated from the coding sequence ATGCTTGAAATCTTTGACCTTCACGTTGAGGTTGGTTCAAAAGAGATTTTAAAAGGCGTTTCTCTCACAATCCCGGACGGAGAGACGCACATTCTGTTTGGTCCGAACGGAAGTGGAAAGACAACACTCATGATGAGCATAATGGGTCTTCCCAAATACAAAATCACATCAGGGAAGATAATCTTCAATGGCATCGACATCACATACATGCCAACTCATGAAAGAGCAAAGCTTGGAATTGGAATGATGTTCCAAAAACCACCAGCTATAAGAGGCGTTGAGCTTCAAAAACTTTCTGAGATAATAAAGTCTATAAGAAACACCGATGCTGACATTCAAGAGTATGCAAGAATTTTAAATTTAGAGGAGCACCTATCAAGGGAAGTAAACTATGGATTTTCTGGTGGTGAGATGAAAAGGTCTGAACTTCTGCAGCTTTTGTGTCAAAAACCAAGCCTTGTGCTCTTAGATGAGCCAGAGTCAGGTGTTGACCTTGACAATATAAACCTTTTGGGAAATGTAATTAAAAAGCTTTTGAAAGGTGAAAAGATAAAAAAACGTCACACCTCCGGCTTGATTGTCACACACACAGGGTATATTTTGGAGTATGTCAATGCAGACAAAGGGCACATTCTGATGGATGGAAAGATAGTGTGCTCAGGTTCTGCAGAAGACCTCTTTGAAGAGATAAGACAAAACGGGTTTGGGAGGTGTGAAAATTGTCTTCAAGACACTATATAG
- a CDS encoding SufB/SufD family protein gives MSSRHYIDQKILELAKSALNKKAAYGQDVDLSQFEEAEEKDQISELSKLPEEIQKTILNAGIEVSEEGRSGSFLQLDHSVVYRRLQQRYHGQLEILDINEALEKYPEVREKYFWKAVKPDRDKYTAFSATHPAHGYFIRVFKGQKVEKPIQACLLLQENARIQNVHNIVILEEGAEVQIINGCATAPKVKEGLHIGISEFYLEKGSRLTFTMVHNWAEDFYVRPRGVTIVEDDAVFVSNYVLLKPVKSIQSFPIAILKGKNSVASFNSLLYGLKDSEIDMGSHIILEGENSSGQAISRAIVKDRAKIYSRGILEARQNHSKAHLDCRGILLSSNGMMYAVPELLSDGAPQSHLSHEAAIGPIAEEEVEYLMSRGLSKDEAISLITQGFMDVKILGLPKHLENYIQELILQTQEENM, from the coding sequence TTGTCTTCAAGACACTATATAGATCAAAAGATTTTGGAGCTTGCAAAGTCAGCTTTAAATAAAAAGGCAGCTTATGGGCAAGATGTTGACCTTTCCCAGTTTGAAGAAGCAGAGGAAAAAGACCAGATTTCAGAGCTCTCTAAACTTCCAGAAGAGATTCAAAAGACAATACTAAATGCAGGAATAGAGGTATCTGAAGAAGGCCGGTCGGGAAGTTTTTTGCAGCTTGACCACTCTGTTGTATACAGACGGCTTCAGCAAAGGTACCATGGCCAGCTTGAGATTTTGGACATAAATGAAGCTTTGGAAAAGTATCCAGAGGTTCGCGAAAAGTATTTCTGGAAAGCGGTAAAGCCTGACAGGGATAAATACACTGCATTTTCGGCAACACACCCTGCCCACGGGTATTTTATAAGAGTGTTCAAAGGGCAGAAGGTTGAAAAGCCAATACAGGCGTGCCTGCTTTTGCAGGAAAATGCAAGGATACAAAACGTGCACAATATTGTTATCTTAGAAGAAGGTGCAGAGGTCCAGATTATAAACGGATGCGCAACAGCACCAAAGGTAAAGGAAGGGCTGCACATTGGAATTTCTGAGTTTTACCTTGAAAAGGGAAGCAGGCTCACATTTACAATGGTTCACAATTGGGCAGAAGATTTTTATGTCAGACCCCGTGGAGTGACCATTGTTGAAGATGATGCTGTGTTTGTTTCAAACTACGTGCTTTTAAAACCTGTGAAGTCCATACAGTCGTTTCCCATTGCAATCTTGAAAGGAAAAAACTCGGTTGCATCCTTTAACTCGCTCTTGTATGGGCTAAAAGACTCTGAGATTGACATGGGATCGCATATAATACTGGAAGGTGAAAATTCAAGTGGCCAAGCAATTTCAAGGGCTATTGTAAAAGACAGGGCAAAGATATACTCGCGTGGAATTCTGGAGGCGCGGCAGAACCACTCAAAAGCGCACCTTGACTGCCGAGGAATACTTTTATCAAGCAACGGAATGATGTATGCTGTGCCAGAACTATTATCAGACGGTGCGCCACAGAGCCACCTTTCACATGAGGCAGCAATAGGTCCCATTGCCGAAGAAGAAGTAGAATACCTGATGAGCAGAGGACTTTCAAAAGATGAGGCAATATCTCTTATAACCCAAGGGTTTATGGATGTAAAAATACTTGGGCTTCCCAAACATCTTGAAAATTATATACAGGAGCTTATTTTGCAGACCCAGGAGGAGAATATGTAA